In Thermodesulfobacteriota bacterium, one DNA window encodes the following:
- a CDS encoding pilus assembly protein PilM: MKKSSFLERIGLRTVRELIGVDIGSSSIKICVLERRRKGFNLKRMAKKDYDRELLNEGVIVDEAYLAEEIKRLMRLEDVKGRDASCALSSYATMIKKISIPAVGEEDLPAVIDAEVQTQIPLPVKDIFYSYDVLGPEAEREGFMEVIIVAARKEIVEGYMNTFERAGLNLRILDVDIISVANVVAEIYEPKGTVVVVDIGASFTNIAILKGSKIEFTREIAMGGKYLTGQIAKTFKISQSEAEKKKIGSDPETAYLFEDYIFNITGEVTKTIRFYKSVKASEIIEKVYLTGGSSLLPGLKERLGEETELSVEIINPFLLLGKDYKLDHTLEEYAVFMPVALQLSSRVRDLQ; the protein is encoded by the coding sequence GTGAAGAAGAGTTCTTTTTTGGAGCGGATCGGCCTAAGGACAGTAAGGGAGCTCATAGGGGTGGATATTGGAAGTTCAAGCATTAAGATTTGTGTTTTGGAGAGAAGAAGAAAGGGATTCAACCTAAAGCGAATGGCAAAAAAAGATTACGACAGAGAGTTACTTAACGAGGGAGTGATAGTAGATGAGGCATACCTTGCGGAGGAGATAAAAAGACTAATGAGACTAGAGGACGTAAAAGGACGGGATGCGAGTTGTGCGCTAAGTAGCTACGCAACCATGATAAAAAAGATATCTATCCCGGCTGTCGGGGAAGAGGATCTTCCAGCCGTAATAGATGCGGAAGTACAGACACAGATCCCTCTACCCGTAAAGGACATCTTTTACAGCTACGATGTACTCGGACCCGAAGCGGAAAGGGAAGGTTTTATGGAGGTGATAATCGTTGCCGCGAGAAAGGAAATCGTGGAAGGATATATGAACACTTTTGAAAGGGCAGGACTCAACCTCAGAATTTTAGACGTTGACATCATAAGTGTTGCCAATGTAGTCGCGGAGATTTACGAACCGAAGGGAACAGTTGTTGTTGTGGACATAGGTGCCTCTTTCACGAATATCGCAATACTTAAAGGCTCTAAAATAGAGTTTACTCGTGAGATAGCTATGGGAGGGAAGTATCTTACCGGTCAGATAGCAAAAACCTTCAAGATTTCCCAAAGCGAGGCTGAAAAAAAGAAGATCGGTTCAGACCCAGAGACTGCTTACCTCTTCGAGGATTACATATTCAACATCACGGGCGAGGTTACAAAGACGATAAGGTTCTATAAATCGGTAAAGGCTTCAGAAATTATAGAAAAGGTCTATCTCACCGGTGGTAGCTCTCTCCTTCCGGGGTTGAAGGAGAGGTTAGGTGAAGAAACAGAGCTCAGTGTGGAAATCATTAATCCTTTCCTTCTTCTCGGTAAGGATTACAAACTTGATCACACTTTGGAAGAGTATGCTGTTTTTATGCCGGTTGCACTACAACTCTCGTCCCGCGTAAGGGATTTACAATGA
- a CDS encoding class I SAM-dependent methyltransferase, with amino-acid sequence MVRGKGRSEIYGVVISWFKDKKRGLVLDCPAGTGYLAMELAKLGYSVMCGEIDPKVFEIPDIPCIYIDMTKEIPFSDGYFDYVLCVEGLEHTTDPYKAVSEMSRVLKDGGYAIFTIPNYCNMEKRIKYVLTGYLTRPKSIKEYRERGNLYDFHNTPLTITVLDFILAVNDLQIVSIMKEKTKVRQLLFYPLVLVLWIFSFFLSEEVKNRRRTDLTLKPEVIMGGNTLIVVAKKMRKAS; translated from the coding sequence ATGGTTCGTGGAAAGGGTCGATCTGAGATTTATGGTGTTGTGATAAGCTGGTTTAAGGATAAAAAAAGAGGGCTTGTCCTCGACTGTCCGGCCGGTACAGGATATCTCGCAATGGAACTCGCCAAGTTAGGTTATTCTGTCATGTGCGGAGAAATAGACCCAAAAGTTTTCGAAATACCGGATATTCCTTGTATTTACATTGACATGACGAAAGAAATACCGTTTTCTGACGGTTACTTCGACTATGTCCTTTGTGTCGAGGGTCTTGAACATACGACAGATCCATATAAGGCTGTTTCTGAGATGTCCAGGGTTTTAAAAGATGGAGGATATGCCATATTTACCATACCCAACTATTGCAACATGGAGAAGCGGATTAAGTACGTATTAACAGGCTACCTTACGAGACCAAAATCGATTAAAGAATACCGCGAGCGGGGAAATTTGTACGATTTTCATAACACTCCCCTCACCATTACAGTGCTTGACTTCATACTGGCGGTAAATGATCTTCAGATAGTATCAATAATGAAGGAAAAGACAAAGGTTCGGCAACTTTTGTTCTATCCTTTGGTTCTTGTGCTCTGGATCTTCAGCTTTTTCTTAAGTGAAGAAGTCAAAAATAGACGAAGAACAGATCTAACACTTAAGCCCGAGGTAATAATGGGAGGCAACACCTTAATTGTTGTTGCGAAAAAAATGAGAAAAGCCTCTTAA
- the pilQ gene encoding type IV pilus secretin PilQ — MIKYLLQILMLLLLPVFVLAQDPHKPALVSMDFIDADLRNVLRGLAEIAKKNIVIAEDVKGKVTLKLDNVTWDEALDVIVKITDNVKVEEENIIRIITRKKYEEEKDRERKEREFIQKERLERIKQGEEFVTETIFLNYTSATEVAKVLRGELVGTTPGAPQAQLRGLLSEYGACTPVPWSNAIIIKDTKENVALIKKMIKEHDFPPAQVQIEARIVQASSDFSKELGVQWGATYKWRAKELDNKMVELTGNVDLSAAVGPGVGGRLGIYIGSVADSLKLDLQLSALEREGKGRVISNPKIITTENRPAIIKQGQEIPYQIITKEGTPHTEFKEAVLSLEVTPQVTRDNNVKLKIRATKDRPLLPVPGGIPIDKKETSTEVIVRDGETAVIGGIYEVEDSDSVSGLPFLRYVPLLKWFFKKETKLDKKSELLIFITPRIIKNAYMEGG; from the coding sequence ATGATTAAGTACTTGCTTCAGATTCTTATGCTCTTGCTTTTACCCGTTTTTGTTTTGGCCCAGGATCCGCATAAACCTGCTTTGGTATCAATGGATTTCATAGACGCAGACCTTCGGAACGTCTTACGCGGACTTGCAGAGATAGCGAAGAAAAATATAGTCATTGCAGAAGATGTGAAGGGAAAGGTGACTCTAAAACTGGATAATGTAACTTGGGATGAAGCCCTCGATGTGATTGTAAAGATCACAGACAATGTAAAAGTTGAGGAGGAGAATATCATACGGATAATTACACGTAAAAAGTATGAGGAGGAGAAGGACAGAGAGAGAAAAGAAAGAGAATTCATCCAGAAGGAAAGACTCGAGAGAATCAAACAGGGTGAAGAGTTCGTAACCGAAACCATTTTTCTCAACTACACTTCTGCCACGGAAGTTGCCAAAGTATTGAGGGGGGAGCTTGTCGGAACCACCCCTGGGGCCCCTCAAGCTCAACTTAGAGGGCTCCTTTCCGAGTACGGTGCCTGTACTCCTGTACCCTGGAGCAATGCTATCATCATAAAGGATACGAAGGAAAACGTGGCCCTTATAAAGAAGATGATAAAGGAACATGATTTTCCTCCAGCACAGGTTCAGATTGAAGCTAGGATCGTGCAAGCTTCGTCCGATTTTTCTAAGGAACTCGGGGTCCAATGGGGTGCTACATACAAGTGGAGAGCAAAAGAACTAGACAACAAAATGGTAGAGCTCACTGGTAACGTTGACTTGTCCGCGGCAGTAGGCCCTGGTGTAGGTGGGAGACTCGGTATCTATATAGGCTCTGTAGCGGACTCGTTGAAACTAGATCTCCAATTAAGTGCCTTAGAAAGGGAGGGAAAGGGCAGAGTCATATCTAACCCCAAAATAATAACAACGGAGAACAGACCTGCCATAATAAAACAGGGTCAGGAGATTCCTTACCAGATCATCACGAAGGAGGGAACGCCACATACGGAGTTTAAGGAAGCCGTGTTGTCCCTTGAGGTTACCCCTCAGGTGACAAGGGATAACAACGTAAAATTAAAGATTAGGGCTACAAAGGACCGTCCGCTCCTTCCGGTGCCTGGTGGTATCCCTATTGATAAAAAAGAAACCTCCACCGAAGTTATCGTAAGGGATGGTGAGACAGCGGTTATCGGTGGGATTTATGAGGTTGAGGATTCTGATTCGGTTTCCGGTCTACCTTTCTTAAGGTACGTCCCTTTGCTTAAGTGGTTCTTCAAAAAAGAAACGAAACTGGACAAAAAATCGGAGCTTCTCATTTTTATAACCCCAAGGATAATTAAAAACGCCTATATGGAAGGGGGATAA
- a CDS encoding pyridoxal phosphate-dependent aminotransferase: MISGRAKALKPSPTLAISAIEKSLKAKGVDVAGFGAGEPDFPTPEHIKAAAIKAITENFTKYTPATGTDELKDAVIEKFKRDNGLTYSREEVIITCGGKHALFNLLQAIIDEGDEVIIPVPYWVSYPPMVELCGGKPVFLETHEEENFEIDFKRLKTLLSTKTKAIILNYPSNPAGSVYSVETLRQIGELAVERNLIIISDEIYEKIAYDSYEHVSIASIDEKIKERTIICHGVSKTYSMTGWRIGFAAGNKEIIKAMGNIQSQSTSNPTSISQAAALSALTGPQDSVTRMVEEFKRRRDYIVRELNSIPGIKCFNPKGAFYVFPNFKAIIGKRHKERVIDSSTTLTQMLLEDYHVAVVPGIEFGKEGYLRLSFATSMDVIQKGIERIQKAVEALS; the protein is encoded by the coding sequence ATGATATCAGGACGTGCAAAGGCACTTAAACCATCTCCAACCCTTGCAATATCGGCAATAGAAAAAAGCCTCAAGGCTAAAGGTGTTGATGTTGCAGGTTTCGGGGCAGGTGAGCCTGACTTTCCCACTCCCGAACATATAAAGGCAGCGGCAATCAAAGCGATAACAGAAAATTTTACGAAGTACACTCCGGCAACGGGAACCGATGAATTAAAAGACGCGGTTATCGAAAAGTTTAAAAGGGATAACGGGCTAACTTACTCGAGGGAAGAGGTGATAATAACATGTGGAGGAAAGCATGCATTGTTTAATCTTCTCCAGGCCATAATCGATGAGGGCGACGAGGTTATAATCCCTGTGCCGTATTGGGTTTCATATCCGCCCATGGTTGAACTTTGTGGTGGAAAACCAGTTTTTCTAGAGACACACGAAGAAGAGAATTTTGAAATCGACTTTAAGAGATTAAAGACACTACTAAGTACCAAAACAAAAGCCATCATCCTCAATTATCCTTCCAATCCTGCAGGTTCGGTTTACAGTGTGGAAACGTTGCGTCAAATTGGCGAACTAGCAGTGGAGAGGAATCTCATCATTATATCTGACGAGATCTACGAAAAAATCGCATATGACTCATACGAGCACGTAAGTATCGCTTCGATAGATGAGAAAATAAAGGAGAGAACCATAATCTGCCACGGCGTATCCAAAACATACTCTATGACTGGGTGGAGGATAGGTTTTGCGGCGGGAAACAAAGAAATTATCAAAGCCATGGGCAATATCCAGAGTCAGAGCACCTCAAATCCAACATCGATCTCTCAGGCTGCAGCACTGAGTGCTCTTACAGGACCGCAGGATTCTGTGACAAGAATGGTTGAGGAGTTTAAAAGAAGGAGAGATTATATCGTACGGGAGCTAAATTCAATCCCAGGAATAAAATGTTTCAATCCAAAGGGTGCGTTCTACGTTTTTCCTAATTTCAAAGCTATAATAGGGAAGAGACATAAAGAGAGGGTCATTGATTCTTCGACGACACTAACACAGATGCTTCTCGAAGATTATCATGTGGCGGTCGTTCCTGGAATCGAGTTTGGAAAGGAAGGGTATTTGAGGCTTTCTTTTGCCACATCCATGGATGTGATTCAAAAGGGGATTGAGAGGATTCAGAAAGCAGTAGAGGCTTTAAGTTAA
- the tilS gene encoding tRNA lysidine(34) synthetase TilS encodes MDLPQKVKKLITREGLITPGDRVLLAISGGIDSVSLFHILRELRAELSFELELAHINHGLRKEESDRDESFVRELAQEFRIPLHVERVDVYAYMKNHGMSVQHAARDLRYKSLFAIAERGNHSRIAVAHTLDDQVETFLLRVLKGTGLRGISSIPLRRSLIIRPFLYVERFEIERYIREKGFRYVEDSSNKKLCYERNYLRHRVIPLLYKLNPLFKQKIVALLDDLSRVNETFNEKADKFLKNSVIASDNFYTVQIEKLRLLDPETRFRVVGILLEKLNDRFIVQRNHMELIEKLLVSQRPSAFVKLPLGLEVRRCYEKLIFGKFLPEEKVDLVLPLVEGTNPLGVFKLEIEVRRFEKGPDFDPRCASKMVAYLDGEKARNISVRTFREGDRFIPFGLKEWVKLKDFFIRNKVPRWQRRKIPIVVSDGEIAWVVGMRIDERFKITDRTKTVLELKAYAFDDSGVATSGW; translated from the coding sequence ATGGATCTCCCCCAAAAGGTAAAGAAGCTAATCACAAGGGAAGGTCTCATAACACCAGGTGACCGGGTCTTACTTGCAATATCCGGGGGAATAGATTCGGTCAGCCTTTTTCATATCCTTCGCGAGCTTAGAGCTGAGCTGTCGTTCGAGCTCGAACTTGCCCATATAAACCACGGATTGCGGAAAGAGGAATCGGATAGAGATGAGAGCTTCGTAAGAGAGCTTGCCCAAGAGTTTCGCATTCCCTTACACGTAGAAAGAGTAGACGTTTATGCTTATATGAAGAACCATGGTATGTCAGTCCAGCATGCTGCTCGAGATTTGAGGTACAAATCACTATTTGCCATTGCTGAAAGGGGAAATCATAGTCGGATTGCAGTTGCCCATACACTGGACGATCAGGTGGAGACTTTTTTACTTAGGGTGCTAAAAGGGACTGGATTGCGTGGAATTTCATCTATCCCTCTAAGAAGGAGCCTCATAATACGTCCTTTTCTCTATGTTGAAAGATTCGAAATCGAACGATACATAAGAGAAAAGGGGTTTAGGTACGTTGAAGATTCATCCAACAAGAAGCTATGCTACGAGAGAAACTATTTAAGGCATAGAGTAATTCCGCTTCTTTATAAGTTAAATCCTCTCTTTAAGCAAAAAATTGTGGCTCTTCTTGATGACTTATCCAGAGTTAACGAGACCTTTAACGAAAAAGCTGATAAATTTCTTAAAAATAGCGTCATAGCTAGCGATAACTTCTACACAGTTCAAATCGAAAAACTTCGCTTGCTAGATCCGGAAACAAGGTTCAGGGTAGTAGGGATCTTACTTGAAAAATTGAACGATCGGTTCATAGTGCAGAGAAACCATATGGAACTAATAGAGAAACTACTAGTTTCACAAAGGCCTTCGGCTTTCGTTAAGCTTCCCTTAGGACTCGAAGTAAGAAGATGCTATGAAAAATTGATATTTGGAAAATTTCTTCCAGAGGAGAAAGTGGATCTAGTGCTTCCCTTGGTAGAAGGAACGAACCCTCTTGGTGTTTTCAAATTGGAGATTGAAGTCAGAAGATTTGAAAAGGGTCCCGATTTTGATCCGCGTTGTGCTTCTAAAATGGTTGCCTATTTAGATGGCGAAAAGGCAAGGAATATTTCTGTTAGAACATTCCGTGAGGGAGACCGTTTCATTCCTTTTGGGTTAAAGGAATGGGTCAAACTCAAAGATTTTTTTATAAGAAACAAAGTCCCAAGGTGGCAAAGAAGAAAAATACCCATTGTCGTTTCTGATGGAGAGATCGCCTGGGTGGTAGGAATGAGAATTGACGAAAGGTTTAAGATCACGGACAGAACAAAGACCGTTCTGGAGTTAAAAGCTTACGCTTTTGATGATTCTGGCGTTGCTACATCTGGATGGTAG
- a CDS encoding zinc ribbon domain-containing protein yields MPIFEYSCLKCGEEFECIIFKDEKPECPKCGSLEAEKKMSTFGISVGYRFRPSSSGSKSSCSTCSSSSCSGCS; encoded by the coding sequence ATGCCAATATTCGAGTATTCATGTCTTAAATGCGGTGAAGAGTTTGAATGCATAATATTTAAAGACGAAAAACCTGAGTGTCCAAAGTGTGGCTCGCTAGAGGCCGAAAAAAAGATGTCGACATTTGGTATCTCTGTGGGTTACAGATTTAGACCTTCCTCTTCCGGTTCCAAATCTTCCTGCTCTACATGTAGTTCATCGAGTTGCTCCGGTTGTTCCTGA
- a CDS encoding type 4a pilus biogenesis protein PilO, which produces MKKLEKVPRLIRILVIFFVNLIIVFGIFSLVVKPKIEKEVRLKSELQELERKLSQLIGIANRFDEIKREHTELRKAFEDVIRELPESKDIPNLLRTVSNIGAESKVKLTKLEPKAMEQKDFYAEFPFEIRFSGPYHNIGYFFDGIRREKRIIHVVNFSLEAKTPASQALMLEGLCTAKTYVYTGEKPKEQKKSETSQRR; this is translated from the coding sequence TTGAAAAAGTTAGAAAAAGTTCCTAGACTAATTAGGATCCTTGTGATCTTCTTCGTAAACTTGATCATTGTCTTTGGCATTTTCAGTTTAGTCGTGAAACCGAAGATAGAGAAGGAAGTGAGACTGAAATCGGAACTGCAGGAATTGGAGAGAAAACTTAGCCAGCTCATAGGCATCGCAAATAGATTCGATGAAATTAAAAGAGAACATACGGAACTTAGAAAAGCGTTTGAAGACGTGATAAGGGAACTTCCGGAAAGCAAAGACATCCCGAATCTCTTAAGAACTGTTTCTAACATCGGTGCGGAATCGAAGGTTAAGCTCACTAAATTAGAACCCAAGGCCATGGAACAGAAGGATTTTTATGCTGAATTCCCGTTTGAAATTCGATTTTCTGGGCCTTACCACAACATTGGTTACTTCTTTGACGGGATAAGAAGGGAAAAAAGGATAATCCATGTGGTCAATTTCTCTTTGGAAGCCAAAACTCCCGCATCCCAGGCTCTTATGCTGGAGGGATTATGCACGGCGAAAACCTATGTTTACACGGGAGAAAAACCGAAAGAACAAAAGAAGTCAGAAACTTCTCAGAGAAGATGA
- the ftsH gene encoding ATP-dependent zinc metalloprotease FtsH, giving the protein MKKNMSRSKKKEKKIFLELKEKDQPKSKKNFTFLYFVLAFIAILILNTYLFTEEVKNIPYSEFRSMIGQGKISDIVINAETIQGTYIKDDGTKGKFVTNRVEDPNLVKDLMMHNIKFAGRHENKIAKAFFSWILPFIIILLIWNFLLRRAGGAPTSVLSFGKSRGKIYGEDEIKITFDDVAGCDEAKEELKEIIEFLRNPSKFLELGARIPKGILLVGPPGTGKTLLAKAVAGEAKVPFFSMSGSDFVEMFVGVGAARVRDLFAQAQDKAPCIIFIDELDALGKARGLNPLASHDEREQTLNQLLAEMDGFDTKRGVIIMGATNRPEILDPALLRPGRFDRHILVDRPDIKGREEILKVHVRNVKIDKSVDLKVIAARTPGFVGADLANLVNEAALLAARKGKNKVTMEEFEEAIDRVVAGLEKKRRVMSKKEKEIVAYHEAGHALMAEFLETTDPVHKISIIPRGIAALGYTLQLPTEDRYLMTKKELFDRLCVLLAGRVAEEIIFGEISTGAQNDLARATDIAKSMVKEYGMSEKIGYVTFERERKPLFLDVAPTFTGKDYSEETARQIDEEIKRLINEAYEKVKETLTKNKELLEKVAKTLLEKESLDGNELRAIIYGAKDGEVKLGETADRPN; this is encoded by the coding sequence ATGAAGAAGAATATGTCCCGCTCAAAAAAGAAGGAAAAAAAGATCTTTCTCGAACTTAAAGAGAAAGATCAGCCAAAGTCAAAAAAAAACTTCACTTTTCTTTACTTTGTCCTTGCTTTCATCGCAATCCTCATTCTTAATACTTACCTTTTTACAGAGGAAGTAAAAAACATTCCTTACAGCGAGTTTCGATCGATGATTGGCCAGGGTAAAATAAGTGATATTGTCATCAATGCGGAAACGATTCAGGGGACCTACATAAAAGACGACGGAACTAAAGGCAAATTTGTAACAAATAGGGTTGAAGACCCAAACCTCGTAAAAGATCTTATGATGCACAATATCAAATTTGCGGGTCGCCACGAAAATAAGATTGCCAAGGCTTTTTTTTCTTGGATACTACCCTTTATCATCATTCTGCTAATATGGAATTTTCTCCTACGGCGAGCAGGGGGTGCACCTACAAGTGTGCTCAGTTTTGGAAAAAGCAGGGGAAAGATTTACGGAGAGGACGAGATAAAGATAACCTTCGATGACGTTGCCGGATGTGATGAGGCAAAGGAAGAACTAAAAGAGATAATTGAGTTTTTGAGAAACCCGTCGAAGTTTTTAGAACTTGGGGCAAGGATTCCTAAAGGAATCCTACTTGTTGGTCCGCCGGGAACAGGAAAGACTTTGCTTGCGAAGGCTGTTGCCGGGGAGGCTAAGGTTCCTTTTTTCAGTATGAGTGGTTCGGACTTTGTGGAGATGTTCGTGGGTGTCGGAGCGGCACGGGTTCGGGATCTTTTTGCCCAGGCTCAGGATAAGGCGCCTTGTATAATATTTATAGATGAGCTTGACGCTTTAGGAAAAGCAAGGGGGCTTAATCCTTTGGCTTCCCATGATGAGAGAGAACAAACCTTAAACCAGCTACTTGCCGAGATGGATGGTTTTGACACAAAAAGAGGTGTAATCATAATGGGAGCCACCAATAGACCCGAAATACTCGATCCAGCCCTTTTAAGACCGGGTAGATTCGACAGACACATCCTTGTGGACAGGCCCGATATAAAGGGAAGGGAGGAGATCCTGAAGGTACACGTGAGAAACGTAAAGATAGATAAAAGCGTAGATTTAAAGGTGATAGCTGCTAGAACGCCTGGTTTTGTTGGGGCAGATTTAGCAAATTTGGTGAATGAGGCAGCCCTTCTTGCCGCTCGAAAAGGCAAAAACAAAGTTACAATGGAGGAGTTTGAGGAGGCGATAGATAGGGTGGTTGCCGGTCTCGAAAAGAAAAGGAGGGTGATGAGCAAGAAAGAAAAAGAGATCGTCGCGTATCATGAGGCGGGTCACGCACTTATGGCTGAATTTCTAGAAACAACCGATCCAGTCCACAAGATCTCGATAATTCCGCGAGGTATCGCGGCTCTCGGATACACTCTGCAGTTACCGACAGAGGACAGATACCTCATGACCAAAAAGGAGCTCTTCGATCGGCTCTGTGTCCTACTTGCCGGAAGGGTTGCAGAGGAAATAATATTTGGTGAAATCTCCACAGGTGCCCAGAATGATCTTGCAAGAGCAACGGACATTGCGAAATCGATGGTTAAAGAGTATGGAATGAGTGAAAAGATAGGTTACGTAACATTTGAAAGGGAAAGAAAGCCTCTATTTCTTGATGTGGCTCCAACTTTTACTGGAAAGGATTACAGTGAGGAAACGGCAAGACAGATAGATGAGGAGATAAAAAGGCTGATAAACGAAGCGTACGAGAAGGTCAAAGAGACCCTCACAAAGAATAAGGAGCTTTTAGAAAAAGTAGCAAAAACACTCCTCGAAAAGGAGTCCTTAGATGGAAACGAGCTCCGGGCCATCATTTACGGCGCAAAAGATGGGGAAGTCAAACTTGGAGAAACGGCAGATAGACCTAATTGA
- a CDS encoding PilN domain-containing protein — translation MIRINLLPVPEKRPTTIIDLQIFSFLLFLGLVIVGILLYSTNKRISELSSRIEETKKRIESLDSVYKEYITMEREKKEIQKRLTIVQTIKKGRALPARIMYDISGIVKETIWLRSIKKVDAQIVIEGRSIESESVADFMEQFSKLPYVRNVELLSVEETVEEGLPVKKFILQGEITL, via the coding sequence ATGATACGGATCAACCTTCTGCCAGTTCCTGAAAAAAGACCGACTACAATAATAGACCTTCAGATATTCTCTTTTTTGCTCTTTTTAGGACTCGTCATTGTTGGAATCCTTTTGTACTCCACAAATAAAAGAATATCGGAACTAAGTTCCAGAATCGAAGAAACAAAAAAGAGGATTGAGAGTTTGGATAGTGTCTATAAAGAATACATAACAATGGAAAGGGAGAAAAAAGAGATTCAAAAAAGGCTCACCATTGTACAGACGATAAAGAAGGGTAGGGCACTTCCCGCACGAATCATGTACGATATTTCTGGAATTGTTAAAGAAACAATCTGGTTACGGAGCATAAAGAAAGTCGATGCCCAAATTGTCATTGAAGGACGTTCCATCGAAAGTGAGTCTGTTGCAGACTTTATGGAACAGTTTTCAAAACTCCCATACGTAAGGAACGTGGAACTTTTAAGCGTCGAAGAGACCGTTGAGGAGGGCCTTCCGGTAAAAAAATTCATTCTTCAAGGAGAGATCACCCTTTAA
- a CDS encoding NUDIX hydrolase — protein sequence MARQIKTPYLAVDLIIEHEGGIVLIKRKNPPYGWALPGGFVEIGESLEDAAIREAKEETSLNVELLEQFYTYSDPARDPRFHVVSVVFIAKGVGSLKGRDDAVSAEVFSENNLPQNLAFDHKKIIDDYFTYLRTGIRPSPKKVK from the coding sequence ATGGCAAGACAGATAAAGACACCTTACCTAGCCGTCGATCTTATAATTGAGCACGAAGGAGGGATAGTTCTTATCAAGAGGAAGAATCCCCCATATGGGTGGGCTCTCCCAGGTGGATTTGTGGAAATAGGTGAAAGCTTGGAAGATGCTGCAATAAGGGAAGCAAAGGAAGAAACATCCTTAAATGTCGAACTTTTAGAACAATTTTACACTTACTCTGACCCGGCAAGGGATCCTAGATTTCACGTTGTATCGGTGGTTTTTATCGCAAAAGGGGTTGGGTCTTTAAAAGGAAGAGATGATGCAGTGTCGGCAGAAGTATTCTCGGAAAATAACCTCCCTCAGAATCTAGCCTTCGACCACAAAAAGATAATAGATGATTATTTCACATACCTAAGGACCGGTATCCGTCCCTCTCCGAAAAAAGTCAAATAG
- a CDS encoding pilus assembly protein PilP: MKLKKKVYLIFPVLIFLFVISAYFYRGFLNDLKSSCNEFVRDSVASITKNWSEKELLLRASPDFTTKTSIHELKRSFALYSERLGSLKSIIDLKGNIKLTLSSKGAVAKANYTVYALYEKARTNLETALTYSDKRWKIESFSVILPPGETKREEAKFVAEKGRGTESRSDEKKHVQTLHDGKDFQIDNFTYTSKDKRDPFFALILSQRKRMIKETEDKSGYDLEELKVVGVLKTEREKYALMEDRQGYGVLFKKGDYINKNLWIVDIADDRIVYGYRLRDEVRTVVVDIPTKR, from the coding sequence TTGAAGCTAAAGAAGAAGGTATACTTAATATTTCCCGTACTCATTTTCCTCTTTGTGATCTCAGCTTACTTTTACCGAGGATTTCTAAACGATTTGAAAAGTTCATGCAATGAATTTGTCAGAGATTCTGTGGCAAGTATCACGAAGAACTGGAGTGAGAAAGAACTCCTTTTGAGGGCTAGCCCAGACTTTACAACAAAAACGAGCATACACGAGTTAAAGAGATCATTTGCGCTATATTCCGAAAGGCTTGGAAGCTTAAAAAGTATTATCGATTTAAAAGGCAACATAAAGCTTACTTTGAGTTCAAAAGGTGCCGTGGCAAAGGCAAATTACACAGTTTATGCTCTTTACGAAAAGGCAAGGACTAATCTAGAGACAGCTTTGACCTACAGCGACAAAAGATGGAAGATAGAGAGTTTCTCGGTTATACTCCCGCCTGGTGAAACAAAAAGGGAAGAAGCTAAATTCGTCGCCGAAAAAGGAAGGGGTACGGAATCAAGGTCTGATGAGAAAAAACATGTCCAAACTCTCCATGACGGTAAAGATTTTCAGATCGATAACTTCACTTACACTTCAAAAGACAAAAGGGATCCGTTTTTCGCGTTAATTCTCAGCCAGAGAAAGAGAATGATCAAGGAAACGGAAGATAAATCGGGCTATGATCTCGAAGAACTTAAAGTCGTTGGAGTTCTCAAAACAGAAAGGGAAAAATACGCCTTAATGGAGGACAGGCAAGGTTACGGAGTTCTGTTTAAAAAGGGTGATTATATAAACAAAAATCTCTGGATTGTGGATATAGCTGATGACCGAATTGTTTACGGGTATAGATTAAGAGACGAAGTTCGCACAGTCGTTGTCGATATTCCAACAAAAAGATGA